The following coding sequences lie in one Glycine max cultivar Williams 82 chromosome 19, Glycine_max_v4.0, whole genome shotgun sequence genomic window:
- the LOC100782596 gene encoding uncharacterized protein isoform X2, producing MGRKRASKNSDRVQALPTVVEPQPSNGNIQLPRALESQLEIPLPGLTSPKHPNLLVGRAEMRHAKSPAQEQVNQDHGHQKKPPTPAKKKIKFCGASVRRSERIKSSVVNHPNTNCYIEVVEDLTVSDGEKDEADTQLEQVLLAEPEMEFELPLEHEHESEPELADNLGEKKSWKEKVDCALQRIEALDKTVELLKSKVDENIAFCEAPSMASISYKSMYIDSQKKIEALTVENQRLNGKLENALGKIEAYEKEIRVLVDVLDKTKDAVKDTMITNVAKTIEAAVNVSTQAMQIHNACSASAVKRKRNEN from the exons ATGGGTCGAAAACGAGCTTCCAAAAACAGCGACAGGGTTCAAGCGTTG cCTACTGTTGTGGAACCACAGCCTTCCAATGGAAACATACAACTGCCAAGGGCACTAGAATCTCAGCTTGAAATCCCACTCCCTGGGCTTACCTCACCGAAGCATCCAAATTTGTTGGTGGGTAGAGCGGAAATGCGTCATGCAAAAAGCCCGGCGCAGGAGCAAGTGAACCAAGACCATGGGCATCAAAAGAAGCCTCCTACACCTgctaagaaaaaaatcaaattctgtGGTGCATCTGTGAGGCGATCAGAACGCATTAAAAGTTCAGTTGTCAATCACCCTAACACCAATTGTTACATTGAAGTCGTTGAGGATTTAACTGTTAGTGATGGTGAGAAAGATGAAGCAGATACTCAACTGGAGCAGGTATTGTTGGCAGAGCCAGAGATGGAGTTCGAGCTGCCGCTGGAGCACGAGCACGAGTCCGAGCCAGAGCTGGCAGATAATTTGGGAGAGAAGAAGAGTTGGAAAGAAAAAGTTGACTGTGCCTTGCAAAGAATAGAAGCTCTTGATAAGACAGTAGAATTGTTGAAATCCAAG GTAGATGAGAATATTGCCTTTTGTGAAGCCCCGTCTATGGCATCTATAAGTTACAAGAGCATGTATATTGACTCACAGAagaag ATTGAAGCTTTAACAGTTGAAAATCAACGACTAAATGGAAAGCTGGAAAATGCTCTTGGCAAAATTGAAGCG TACGAAAAAGAGATCCGTGTTTTAGTGGATGTATTGGATAAAACGAAGGATGCTGTTAAGGATACTATGATTACAAATGTGGCAAAAACTATAGAAGCCGCTGTTAATGTATCAACTCAAGCAATGCAAATCCACAATGCGTGCTCTGCTTCTGCAgttaagagaaagagaaatgaaaacTGA
- the LOC100782596 gene encoding uncharacterized protein isoform X1, with protein MGRKRASKNSDRVQALVRGSYDHPTVVEPQPSNGNIQLPRALESQLEIPLPGLTSPKHPNLLVGRAEMRHAKSPAQEQVNQDHGHQKKPPTPAKKKIKFCGASVRRSERIKSSVVNHPNTNCYIEVVEDLTVSDGEKDEADTQLEQVLLAEPEMEFELPLEHEHESEPELADNLGEKKSWKEKVDCALQRIEALDKTVELLKSKVDENIAFCEAPSMASISYKSMYIDSQKKIEALTVENQRLNGKLENALGKIEAYEKEIRVLVDVLDKTKDAVKDTMITNVAKTIEAAVNVSTQAMQIHNACSASAVKRKRNEN; from the exons ATGGGTCGAAAACGAGCTTCCAAAAACAGCGACAGGGTTCAAGCGTTGGTACGTGGAAGCTACGATCAT cCTACTGTTGTGGAACCACAGCCTTCCAATGGAAACATACAACTGCCAAGGGCACTAGAATCTCAGCTTGAAATCCCACTCCCTGGGCTTACCTCACCGAAGCATCCAAATTTGTTGGTGGGTAGAGCGGAAATGCGTCATGCAAAAAGCCCGGCGCAGGAGCAAGTGAACCAAGACCATGGGCATCAAAAGAAGCCTCCTACACCTgctaagaaaaaaatcaaattctgtGGTGCATCTGTGAGGCGATCAGAACGCATTAAAAGTTCAGTTGTCAATCACCCTAACACCAATTGTTACATTGAAGTCGTTGAGGATTTAACTGTTAGTGATGGTGAGAAAGATGAAGCAGATACTCAACTGGAGCAGGTATTGTTGGCAGAGCCAGAGATGGAGTTCGAGCTGCCGCTGGAGCACGAGCACGAGTCCGAGCCAGAGCTGGCAGATAATTTGGGAGAGAAGAAGAGTTGGAAAGAAAAAGTTGACTGTGCCTTGCAAAGAATAGAAGCTCTTGATAAGACAGTAGAATTGTTGAAATCCAAG GTAGATGAGAATATTGCCTTTTGTGAAGCCCCGTCTATGGCATCTATAAGTTACAAGAGCATGTATATTGACTCACAGAagaag ATTGAAGCTTTAACAGTTGAAAATCAACGACTAAATGGAAAGCTGGAAAATGCTCTTGGCAAAATTGAAGCG TACGAAAAAGAGATCCGTGTTTTAGTGGATGTATTGGATAAAACGAAGGATGCTGTTAAGGATACTATGATTACAAATGTGGCAAAAACTATAGAAGCCGCTGTTAATGTATCAACTCAAGCAATGCAAATCCACAATGCGTGCTCTGCTTCTGCAgttaagagaaagagaaatgaaaacTGA
- the LOC100783134 gene encoding uncharacterized protein, which produces MTTSLETPPSPLDLHNNSQEGMRVMGYFSSPLFSPSSDKRFWSTLRSRIDALLDARQSETSTHSPTNEQGNNRLKEDSMLLMRGFDSVAHTLSLLSNNLDNALHGARELANPPTLTDIFHSKYDKVENKEDSGEKQKEEEESKQGMKRKFDPNDVSEENAVDSQKEENGKKMMDTNIKKAKNLAVSMATKAASLARELKSIKSDLCFMQERCGLLEEENRRLRDGFAKGVRPEEDDLVRLQLEALLAEKSRLANENANLVRENQCLHQLVEYHQLASQDLSDESYEHALQGMYLDFSSPPPTIPEETRDGDGDEDENGEPTHTRRNHICKFSASIDDGEE; this is translated from the exons ATGACAACCTCGTTGGAGACACCGCCTTCTCCTCTCGACCTCCACAACAACAGCCAG GAGGGGATGCGCGTGATGGgttatttttcttctcctcttttcagcCCTTCCTCTGATAAACGTTTCTGGAGCACTCTCAGGAGCAGGATCGACGCGCTCCTCGATGCTCGTCAATCCGAAACCTCAACTCACTCTCCTACG AATGAACAAGGCAACAACCGGTTGAAGGAAGATTCTATGTTGCTGATGAGAGGGTTTGACTCAGTTGCCCACACACTCTCTCTGTTGTCCAATAATTTGGACAATGCCCTTCAT GGTGCTAGGGAATTGGCGAATCCACCCACATTAACTGACATATTCCACAGCAAATATGATAAGGTGGAAAACAAAGAGGATTCGGGGGAGAAACAGAAAGAGGAGGAGGAGTCAAAGCAAGGAATGAAAAGGAAATTTGACCCTAATGATGTCTCTGAAGAGAATGCTGTTGACTCACAAAAGgaggagaatgggaaaaaaATGATGGATACGAACATCAAGAAAGCTAAAAAT CTTGCAGTTTCAATGGCAACGAAAGCGGCCTCACTAGCAAGAGAATTGAAGTCCATTAAATCAGATCTCTGTTTTATGCAAGAAAGGTGTGGTTTACTTGAAGAGGAGAACAGGAGACTGCGTGATGGATTTGCAAAAGGAGTTAGACCTGAAGAAGATGATCTG GTGAGGCTTCAGCTGGAAGCACTTCTTGCTGAGAAGTCCAGACTGGCCAATGAAAATGCAAATCTGGTCAGAGAAAATCAATGTCTTCATCAGCTTGTGGAGTACCACCAACTTGCCTCACAAGATCTCTCTGATGAGTCATATGAGCATGCTCTTCAGGGAATGTACTTAGACTTCTCGTCTCCGCCGCCAACAATTCCAGAAGAGACAAGGGATGGAGATGGCGACGAAGACGAAAATGGAGAACCAACACACACACGCAGGAACCATATCTGCAAGTTTTCTGCTTcgattgatgatggagaagagTAA
- the LOC100782596 gene encoding uncharacterized protein isoform X3, with amino-acid sequence MRHAKSPAQEQVNQDHGHQKKPPTPAKKKIKFCGASVRRSERIKSSVVNHPNTNCYIEVVEDLTVSDGEKDEADTQLEQVLLAEPEMEFELPLEHEHESEPELADNLGEKKSWKEKVDCALQRIEALDKTVELLKSKVDENIAFCEAPSMASISYKSMYIDSQKKIEALTVENQRLNGKLENALGKIEAYEKEIRVLVDVLDKTKDAVKDTMITNVAKTIEAAVNVSTQAMQIHNACSASAVKRKRNEN; translated from the exons ATGCGTCATGCAAAAAGCCCGGCGCAGGAGCAAGTGAACCAAGACCATGGGCATCAAAAGAAGCCTCCTACACCTgctaagaaaaaaatcaaattctgtGGTGCATCTGTGAGGCGATCAGAACGCATTAAAAGTTCAGTTGTCAATCACCCTAACACCAATTGTTACATTGAAGTCGTTGAGGATTTAACTGTTAGTGATGGTGAGAAAGATGAAGCAGATACTCAACTGGAGCAGGTATTGTTGGCAGAGCCAGAGATGGAGTTCGAGCTGCCGCTGGAGCACGAGCACGAGTCCGAGCCAGAGCTGGCAGATAATTTGGGAGAGAAGAAGAGTTGGAAAGAAAAAGTTGACTGTGCCTTGCAAAGAATAGAAGCTCTTGATAAGACAGTAGAATTGTTGAAATCCAAG GTAGATGAGAATATTGCCTTTTGTGAAGCCCCGTCTATGGCATCTATAAGTTACAAGAGCATGTATATTGACTCACAGAagaag ATTGAAGCTTTAACAGTTGAAAATCAACGACTAAATGGAAAGCTGGAAAATGCTCTTGGCAAAATTGAAGCG TACGAAAAAGAGATCCGTGTTTTAGTGGATGTATTGGATAAAACGAAGGATGCTGTTAAGGATACTATGATTACAAATGTGGCAAAAACTATAGAAGCCGCTGTTAATGTATCAACTCAAGCAATGCAAATCCACAATGCGTGCTCTGCTTCTGCAgttaagagaaagagaaatgaaaacTGA
- the LOC100802717 gene encoding uncharacterized protein: MATQSNSHPPPPPSTGVTSHSSSPPLKRTRKASRLRLLATRLVGAERPLVHVDPVTGKADGPHSKKFRTYLGIVARDKVDVTYENWKHVPITQKDLIWEDIQAEFDIPEASDLRTKKKILQTVGERWRQFKSDLTSKWALAADKDSVDDTVCKMYGISKEKWTQFCQSRRDPSWENVRKKAQAVQKQNTAPHVMSRGGYEYLEKKLMDEKRKKKLEEATQSGSTDTVIDPPSPIKRHVKWKLARTKKTGDMTSEAAKEIADKIDALEEQASQGSFVTHGCYDILTAAIGRPEHPGRVRAVGAGITIKQYFGSASRTSSIAPEYLQQLTQQIKDQLEDSITEKVTRRLMLSLSQMQSQGLALPPEPDVGPSAARVSTKESCVDPSGNDLDTGDSYKCGLYIEEYLSRLVALGRVYEGSTTIHNIPLLHDQVKVGVEEIRDVDAPIPVPTKEVKVVGQALNTFLAWPTHLVKRLSEQGAVRPAKPADRPDDEVDDPLYLMTLTIPQLFLKPLQVMWDTTLFGLFNENFPLYIKHEDLSEIAHGGQCLSISVIQLWILHMTETSMRAGNIDIWPITI; this comes from the exons ATGGCTACACAGTCAAACTCTCAtccgcctcctcctccttctactGGTGTAACATCGCATTCGTCGTCACCACCATTGAAGCGGACTAGAAAGGCCTCACGCCTAAGATTATTGGCGACTAGACTAGTTGGGGCAGAGAGACCCCTTGTCCATGTGGATCCTGTTACTGGCAAAGCAGACGGTCCCCACAGCAAGAAATTTAGAACATATTTAGGGATCGTTgctcgtgataaggtggatgtcACATACGAAAATTGGAAGCATGTCCCTATtactcagaaggatttgatatgggaggatattcag gctgaatttgatatccctgaagcatctgatttaaggacaaaaaagaaaatacttcagactgtgggggagcggtggagacagtttaagtctgatttgacgtcgaaatgggcacttgcagctGACAAGGATAGTGTTGATGACACTGTATGCAAAATGTAcggcattagcaaggagaaatggaCCCAATTTTGCCAGAGCCGTAGAGACCCTTCATGGGAG AATGTTCGAAAAAAAGCACAAGCTGTCCAAAAACAAAACACTGCCCCTCACGTgatgtctcgtgggggttatgaatatttagaaaaaaagttgatggatgagaagagaaagaaaaaactagagGAAGCAACTCAATCCGGAAGCACTGACACCGTcattgatcctccatctcccatcaaacgacacgtgaagtggaagctagcccgcaccaagaaaactggtGACATGACATCTGAagcagcaaaggaaattgctgacaagatt GATGCGCTTGAGGAGCAGGCCTCACAGGGTTCCTTTGTTACCCATGGATGTTATGATATactgactgctgccattgggcgaccagaacaccctggtcGTGTGCGTGCTGTAGGAGCCGGTATAACcatcaaacaatactttggatcagCTTCAAGGACCTCCTCCATTGCTCCCGAATACCTGCAACAGTTGACGCAACAAATCAAGGACCAACTAGAGGATTCAATCACAGAAAAAGTCACTCGACGGCTAATGTTATCCCTCAGCCaaatgcaatcacagggactcgCACTGCCTCCTGAACCTGATGTTGGTCCTTCAGctgctcgtgtcagcacaaaggagagttgtgttgatccctcagggaacgaTCTAGACACCGGTGACTCATACAAATGTGGGTTGTATATTGAAGAATATCTTTCTCGCCTGGTTGCCCtgggaagagtttatgagggatctaCAACAATTCACAACATTCCTTTGCTGCATGATCAAGttaaggttggtgttgaggagatTAGAGATGTAGATGCTcccattcctgtacccactaaAGAGGTTAAGGTCGTGGGACAGGCTCTTAACacattccttgcttggccgacacatctagtcaagcgtttatcagaacag ggAGCTGTGAGACCCGCGAAACCTGCAGATAGGCCGGATgatgaggtcgatgatccgctatatctaatgacattgaccattCCACAACTTTTTCTGAAGCCattgcaggttatgtgggatacTACCTTGTTTGGCCTATTTAATGAAAACtttcccttgtacataaagcatgaagatctgtctgaaattgcacatggtggtcaatgtctcagcatatctgttatacagttgtggattct gcatatgactgagacaagtatgcgagctgGGAATatcgat ATCTggccaatcacaatttga